One Malania oleifera isolate guangnan ecotype guangnan chromosome 10, ASM2987363v1, whole genome shotgun sequence genomic region harbors:
- the LOC131166478 gene encoding uncharacterized protein LOC131166478 — MENYCGLISCEKLDRVANWVGASVASAFFASLERCSCINLSTTDVDDEDEAKDRPLMLSKPVPIDGPNSTTPTSHLPL; from the coding sequence ATGGAGAATTACTGCGGCTTGATATCGTGCGAGAAGCTGGACCGCGTGGCCAATTGGGTGGGCGCAAGCGTCGCCTCTGCCTTCTTCGCATCGCTCGAGCGCTGCTCCTGCATCAACCTCAGCACCACCGACGTCGACGACGAGGACGAGGCCAAGGACCGCCCTCTCATGCTCTCCAAACCCGTTCCCATCGATGGACCTAATTCCACCACCCCTACCAGCCACCTTCccctttga
- the LOC131166706 gene encoding uncharacterized mitochondrial protein AtMg00810-like, protein MGFSQSKANYSLFTKKEGGSFVALFLYVGDILLASSDLAVLENIKRSIAAEFKLKDLGPAKFFLGMEIARSKKGTSLSQRKYCLELISNAGLIAAKPVSFPMDPHTKLSKDASELVDDVSAYRRLIGRLLYLTHTRPDITFDVHHLSQFLDIPRMPHLQAAIRILRYLKYAPRQGLFFPSSSKVHRKAFSDSDWANYLDTRRSISGYCIFIGDSLVSWKSKKQHNISRSSAEVEYRSMAFIV, encoded by the coding sequence ATGGGTTTTTCTCAATCCAAAGCTAATTATTCTTTGTTCACTAAGAAGGAAGGAGGTTCTTTTGTTGCCTTGTTTTTGTATGTTGGTGATATCCTCTTAGCTAGTAGTGATTTAGCTGTTCTTGAGAACATTAAAAGATCAATAGCTGCTGAGTTTAAGTTGAAGGATTTGGGGCCTGCGAAATTCTTTCTTGGAATGGAGATAGCTCGATCGAAAAAAGGTACATCTTTATCTCAAAGAAAATATTGTTTGGAACTAATTTCAAATGCTGGATTAATCGCTGCTAAACCAGTTTCATTCCCTATGGATCCTCATACAAAATTATCTAAAGATGCTAGTGAACTGGTGGATGATGTTTCAGCTTATAGAAGACTTATTGGAAGATTATTGTATTTGACTCATACCAGACCTGACATTACCTTTGATGTACATCATCTTAGTCAATTTTTAGATATCCCTAGAATGCCTCATTTACAAGCTGCTATAAGAATTTTACGATATCTCAAATATGCTCCTCgacaaggcttattttttccaTCTTCATCTAAGGTTCATCGCAAAGCTTTTTCAGATTCAGATTGGGCCAACTACCTAGATACTCGTAGATCCATAAGTGGCTATTGCATTTTCATTGGGGATTCTCTTGTATCATGGAAATCTAAGAAGCAACACAACATATCACGGTCGTCAGCAGAAGTTGAATATCGATCCATGGCTTTCATTGTCTAA
- the LOC131166705 gene encoding small polypeptide DEVIL 6-like yields the protein MGIESYAPPPLEFLRRLRLRLSSSRGVIRVLGEKRARLYIIRRCVYMLICWRDHPDE from the exons atgggaatAG AGAGCtatgcccccccccccctggAATTCCTTCGTcgtctccgtctccgtctctcttcttct AGAGGTGTGATCAGGGTATTGGGGGAGAAGCGGGCGAGGCTGTACATAATCCGGCGTTGTGTCTACATGCTGATTTGCTGGAGGGACCATCCAGACGAGTGA